The Betta splendens chromosome 4, fBetSpl5.4, whole genome shotgun sequence genome contains a region encoding:
- the mos gene encoding proto-oncogene serine/threonine-protein kinase mos, with product MPSPIPVTRLLPKDIYPSLDTGACSSPLTRHPHGPTLQVPVQRLHGKVAGRLWSSVILWKELRSVVPVGSGGFGSVYKADYLGETVALKKVKKCAKNTLASRQSFWAELNAAHLRHGNVVRVIAATTCVPAEFEDDSSIGTILMEFVGSRNLQQIICGCGEWAAERWLRYAADIAQGLRFLHAHSIAHLDVKPANVLVSAADVCKIADFGCSLKLDDGREASAVSPLLSHVGGTYTHRAPELLKGEGVSTKADVYSFGITLWQLITREQPYADKDRQYVLYAVVAHNLRPSVQDDAAFRSERGRRCGALLSRCWSGEARGRPGAEELLTRLKELGSWVEVSQKDRF from the coding sequence ATGCCTTCGCCGATCCCCGTGACTCGCCTTTTGCCCAAAGACATCTACCCCTCGCTGGACACCGGCGCCTGCAGCAGCCCGCTGACCAGACACCCCCATGGCCCCACGCTACAGGTCCCCGTGCAGCGGCTCCACGGCAAAGTCGCCGGTCGGCTCTGGTCCTCCGTGATCCTGTGGAAGGAGCTGCGTTCGGTGGTGCCCGTGGGCTCCGGCGGGTTCGGCTCCGTCTACAAGGCGGACTACCTCGGGGAAACCGTGGCGCTGAAGAAGGTGAAGAAGTGCGCCAAGAACACGCTGGCGTCGCGGCAGAGTTTCTGGGCCGAGCTCAACGCGGCACACCTGCGTCACGGCAACGTCGTGCGCGTCATCGCGGCGACCACCTGCGTGCCCGCGGAGTTTGAAGACGACAGCAGCATCGGGACGATTCTCATGGAGTTCGTGGGGAGCAGGAACCTCCAGCAGATCATCTGCGGGTGCGGCGAGTGGGCGGCGGAGCGCTGGCTCCGCTACGCCGCGGACATCGCGCAGGGTTTGCGCTTCCTCCACGCCCACAGCATCGCGCACCTGGACGTGAAGCCAGCCAACGTGCTGGTGTCCGCCGCGGACGTGTGCAAGATCGCCGACTTTGGCTGCTCCCTGAAACTGGACGACGGCCGCGAGGCGAGCGCCGTCAGCCCACTCCTGAGCCACGTGGGCGGCACGTACACCCACCGGGCCCCGGAGCTGCTGAAGGGCGAGGGGGTGTCCACCAAGGCGGACGTCTACTCGTTCGGCATCACCCTCTGGCAGCTGATCACCAGGGAGCAGCCGTACGCCGACAAGGACCGGCAGTACGTGCTGTACGCAGTCGTGGCGCACAACCTGCGGCCGTCCGTGCAGGACGACGCCGCGTTCCGCTCGGAGCGGGGCCGGCGGTGCGGCGCGCTTCTGAGCCGGTGCTGGAGCGGAGAGGCCCGCGGCAGACCCGGTGCCGAGGAGCTGCTGACTCGGCTGAAGGAGCTGGGCTCTTGGGTAGAAGTGTCACAAAAGGACAGGTTTTAG
- the plag1 gene encoding zinc finger protein PLAG1 has product MATGTQGHRDHILEKAKLPPLTGRPRRAEGKPKKNFPCQECQKAFNSLEKLKVHSYSHTGERPYRCSHPDCTKAFVSKYKLLRHMATHSPEKNHKCSYCEKMFHRKDHLKNHLHTHDPYKEAFTCQECGKSYNTKLGFKRHLALHAANSGDLTCQVCLQPFPSTGVLLDHLKTHAGKSSGGTKEKKHRCEHCERRFYTRKDVRRHMVVHTGRKDFLCQYCAQRFGRKDHLTRHMKKSHARELLRVKTEPADSLEPIPYDSMTPGSIKGELPAMLTPRPHQLNLYPGLGLDTEPLPTPTHPFTLKYPLGSNFTSYTVSSQDREQNLKGELETYLMELQSSMPSSSSAAQETQLSSSKLELEPQVGVLEGVSEDGSLSKMATSVAAASVGDSLASSSSLMDFSQLFNFLPLNGPPYNQAGGSGGPGVGYAPNEEPTPLVQLPPQPPEGPEGAESPLQGLPSSFISNLSTPTTLPRFHQAFQ; this is encoded by the exons ATGGCCACAGGAACCCAGGGCCATCGTGACCACATCTTGGAGAAGGCCAAGCTCCCGCCACTCACGGGGAGACCCCGGAGAGCAGAGGGGAAACCCAAGAAGAACTTCCCCTGCCAGGAGTGTCAGAAAGCCTTCAACAGTCTGGAGAAGTTGAAGGTGCACTCGTACTCTCACACAGGAGAAAGACCCTACCGCTGCTCCCACCCAGACTGCACCAAGGCTTTCGTCTCCAAATACAAGCTGCTACG GCATATGGCAACTCACTCGCCAGAAAAAAACCACAAATGTTCATACTGTGAGAAAATGTTTCACCGCAAGGATCACTTAAAGAATCACCTACACACTCACGACCCGTACAAGGAGGCATTTACCTGCCAGGAGTGCGGCAAGAGCTACAACACCAAGCTGGGCTTCAAACGCCACCTCGCCCTCCACGCTGCCAACAGTGGAGACCTCACCTGCCAAGTGTGCCTGCAGCCGTTCCCCAGCACCGGGGTTCTACTCGATCACCTCAAAACGCACGCTGGCAAGTCGTCCGGTGGGACCAAAGAGAAGAAGCACCGCTGCGAGCACTGCGAGCGGCGCTTTTACACCCGCAAAGATGTGCGGCGCCACATGGTGGTGCACACCGGACGCAAGGACTTCCTTTGCCAGTACTGTGCGCAGCGCTTCGGCAGGAAGGACCACCTGACGCGTCACATGAAGAAGAGCCATGCCCGAGAGCTGCTAAGGGTAAAGACTGAGCCGGCGGACTCGCTGGAACCCattccctatgactctatgacACCTGGGAGTATCAAGGGCGAGCTCCCAGCTATGCTGACGCCAAGGCCGCACCAGCTCAACTTATACCCAGGcctgggactggacacagagcccctccccacccccacgCACCCCTTCACTCTAAAGTACCCACTGGGCTCCAATTTTACCTCATACACTGTCTCCTCACAGGATCGGGAGCAGAATCTAAAGGGAGAACTGGAGACCTACCTAatggagctgcagagcagcatgccctcctcctcctctgctgcccaAGAAACCCAACTCTCCTCCTCTAAACTCGAGTTGGAGCCTCAAGTGGGCGTGCTGGAGGGCGTGAGCGAGGACGGATCCCTGTCCAAAATGGCCACCTCcgtggctgcagcctctgtggGAGACTCTCttgcctcatcctcctctttgatGGACTTCTCACAGCTTTTCAACTTCCTTCCGCTCAACGGGCCGCCCTACAACCAGGCGGGGGGCAGTGGGGGGCCGGGTGTCGGCTATGCACCCAACGAAGAGCCCACACCCCTGGTCCAGCTGCCCCCACAGCCGCCGGAAGGCCCAGAGGGTGCAGAGAGTCCACTCCAGGGGCTTCCATCCTCCTTCATATCTAACCTGAGCACACCCACCACACTGCCTCGCTTCCACCAAGCTTTTCAGTGA
- the chchd7 gene encoding coiled-coil-helix-coiled-coil-helix domain-containing protein 7 has product MARNAQKFRNEDTNPCIDESKNSQKCLDAYNYDKSLCSAYFQRYKNCRKYWHNIMMQRKRDGIKPDMPTAAERQEMIAAIGRTPY; this is encoded by the exons ATGGCACGAAATGCACAAAAATTCCGTAATGAAGACACTAACCCATGCATTGAC GAAAGTAAGAACTCACAGAAATGTTTGGATGCCTACAACTATGATAAAAGCTTGTGTTCAGCCTACTTCCAGAGATATAAGAACTGTAGGAAATACTGG CATAACATAATGAtgcagagaaaaagagatggtatAAAACCCGACATGCCCACTGCTGCAGAGAGGCAGGAGATGATCGCTGCCATTGGAAGAACACCATACTGA
- the steap2 gene encoding metalloreductase STEAP2, which translates to MDSISMMGSSRSPVFLTASSSSHHFHHSQSCFLSHTLKNGVRLGDAGASCCPVQPAVAILGSGDFSKCLTVRLLRSGFHVVVGSRHPKLAAQSFPHVVDVTHHEDAVGKAGIVFLAIRREHYSLLWDLKHLLEGKILVDVSNNRRVNQYPESNAEYLASLLPDSIIVKGFNVISAWAMQQSCPKDASCQVFICSDSVEARQQIMELARQLSFQPVDMGTLSSSRDIENMPIQLFPGWRGPVLAAVALSIFFFAYSFVRDIIHPYVKYKQSDFYKIPIEMVNRTLPTVAVTLLALVYLAGQLAAAHQLYYGTKYRHFPHWLEGWLQSRKQLGLLSFFLAAIHVLYSLCLPMRRSERYLLLNTAYQQVHANVENAWNEEEVWRVEMYVSFGVMSLGLLSLLAITSIPSVHSMLNWREFSFIQSTLGYIALLIATFHGLLFGWKRAFEEEAYRFYLPPSFMVALALPVCVILGKLLMLLPCVARRLHRIRRGQDSSQYRCQRLEPVGSAAHVSPERVTIM; encoded by the exons ATGGACTCTATCTCTATGatgggcagcagcaggagccccGTCTTTCTCACagcgtcctcttcctcccaccaCTTCCACCATTCCCAGTCCTGTTTCCTCTCCCACACCTTGAAGAACGGCGTCAGGCTTGGCGACGCCGGCGCTTCCTGTTGCCCCGTTCAGCCCGCCGTGGCCATCCTGGGCTCGGGCGATTTCTCCAAGTGCCTGACCGTGCGCCTGCTGCGCTCGGGCTTCCACGTGGTGGTGGGCAGCCGCCATCCCAAACTGGCGGCCCAGTCGTTCCCACACGTGGTGGATGTGACGCACCACGAGGATGCTGTGGGGAAGGCCGGCATTGTGTTCCTGGCGATCCGCCGTGAGCACTACTCTCTCCTGTGGGACCTTAAACATCTCCTGGAAG GGAAGATCCTGGTGGATGTGAGTAACAACAGGAGGGTGAACCAGTATCCAGAGTCCAACGCTGAGTATCTGGCTTCTCTGCTGCCAGACTCCATCATTGTCAAAGGCTTCAATGTCATCTCAGCCTGGGCCATGCAACAGAGCTGCCCCAAAGACGCCAGCTGTCAG GTGTTCATCTGCAGCGACTCCGTGGAGGCCCGGCAGCAGATCATGGAGCTCGCCCGCCAGCTCAGCTTCCAGCCCGTGGACATGGGCACCCTGTCGTCGTCGCGGGACATCGAGAACATGCCCATACAGCTGTTCCCCGGCTGGAGGGGCCCGGTGCTCGCTGCCGTGGCCCTGTCCATCTTCTTCTTTGCCTACTCCTTCGTGCGAGACATCATCCACCCTTATGTGAAGTACAAGCAGAGCGACTTCTACAAGATCCCCATAGAGATGGTGAACCGGACGCTGCCCACTGTTGCCGTCACTCTTTTGGCCCTGGTGTACCTGGCAGGCCAGCTGGCAGCCGCTCACCAGCTCTACTACGGGACCAAGTACAGGCACTTCCCGCACTGGCTGGAGGGCTGGCTGCAGAGCCGGAAGCAGCTGGGTCTCCTCAGCTTCTTCCTGGCTGCCATCCACGTCCTCTACAGCCTCTGTCTGCCCATGAGGAGATCAGAGCGGTACCTGCTGCTCAACACTGCCTACCAGCAG gtccacgctAACGTGGAGAACGCGTGgaacgaggaggaggtgtggaggGTGGAGATGTACGTGTCCTTTGGGGTGATGAGTCTGGGACTCCTGTCACTCCTGGCCATCACCTCCATCCCCTCCGTCCACAGCATGCTCAACTGGAGGGAGTTCAGCTTCATACAG tcCACTCTGGGGTACAtcgccctgctcatcgccacCTTCCACGGCCTGCTGTTCGGCTGGAAGCGGGCCTTCGAGGAGGAGGCCTACCGCTTCTACCTGCCCCCGAGCTTCATGGTGGCCCTGGCCCTGCCCGTGTGCGTCATACTGGGGAAGCTTCTCATGCTCCTCCCTTGTGTCGCTCGCAGGCTGCACAGGATCCGCCGGGGTCAGGACAGCAGCCAGTACCGGTGCCAGCGCCTGGAGCCAGTGGGCTCGGCCGCCCACGTGTCACCGGAGAGAGTCACCATCATGTGA